One segment of Thermosynechococcus sp. HN-54 DNA contains the following:
- the yidD gene encoding membrane protein insertion efficiency factor YidD yields MGNWLSKVLLFLIRAYQRWISPLFLPTCRYTPTCSAYAVEAIARFGAVKGTYLAARRILRCHPFAAGGYDPVPDLHSDSLPPTPPC; encoded by the coding sequence GTGGGCAACTGGCTAAGCAAAGTACTGCTCTTTTTGATTCGCGCTTATCAGCGTTGGATTTCGCCCTTATTTTTGCCCACCTGTCGCTATACGCCCACTTGTTCTGCCTATGCGGTTGAGGCGATCGCTCGATTTGGGGCAGTGAAGGGAACCTATTTAGCGGCTCGCCGTATTTTGCGCTGCCACCCCTTTGCCGCCGGCGGCTATGACCCTGTACCCGATCTCCACAGCGACTCTTTACCTCCCACTCCCCCGTGTTAA
- a CDS encoding PD-(D/E)XK nuclease family protein, giving the protein MRRLDKRFESTIGALGARWGIASETSFRNALAGILTESFGVEVLNLTLYDHEGEVFGRPDQVELDLIIKNGLTIACEIKSSIDKAGMYIFDRKVNFYARHHQRQIERKIVISPMVDDRARPVAEALGIEIYSYADAVEGL; this is encoded by the coding sequence ATTCGGCGTCTGGATAAACGGTTTGAGAGTACGATAGGTGCCCTAGGTGCTCGCTGGGGGATTGCCTCTGAAACAAGTTTTCGGAATGCACTTGCTGGTATCTTGACGGAATCCTTCGGGGTTGAAGTGCTAAACTTGACCCTCTATGACCATGAGGGCGAGGTCTTTGGTCGTCCGGATCAGGTGGAACTAGACTTAATCATCAAAAACGGTCTGACGATCGCCTGTGAAATTAAATCTTCAATTGACAAGGCAGGGATGTATATCTTTGATCGCAAGGTGAATTTTTATGCACGGCACCACCAACGCCAAATTGAACGTAAAATCGTGATCTCGCCAATGGTGGATGATCGAGCACGACCCGTTGCCGAAGCATTGGGAATAGAGATTTATAGCTATGCCGATGCTGTAGAGGGTCTATAG
- the pseC gene encoding UDP-4-amino-4,6-dideoxy-N-acetyl-beta-L-altrosamine transaminase translates to MSIVPYGRQDITAADIAAVVEVLQSDWLTQGPKIPEFEAALANYCGAQYAVVVSSATAALHLACIAAGLKEGDRLWTSPITFVASANCGRYCGATVDFVDIDPQTYNLSVSALADKLEIAKKQGTLPKVVIPIHLAGQSCEMAALAKLAQTYGFTLIEDASHAIGGQYRGRPIGCCEFSTMAVFSFHPVKIITTGEGGAILTNDPDLYQRLVRLRSHGITRNPQQMVSDSHGPWYYQQLELGFNYRMTDLQAALGLQQLQRLDQFVERRRFLAQRYDQYLADLPLTLPFQHPDTRSSWHLYIIRLKQDQIQASHREVFEALRSLGIGVNLHYIPVHTQPYYQQLGFQWGDFANAEAYYREAMSLPLYYGLTLEQQDQVIQALKQVLG, encoded by the coding sequence ATGAGCATCGTTCCCTACGGTCGCCAAGACATTACCGCAGCGGATATTGCTGCTGTTGTTGAGGTATTGCAATCGGACTGGCTCACCCAAGGCCCAAAAATTCCTGAATTTGAAGCAGCCCTAGCGAATTATTGTGGTGCTCAGTATGCCGTGGTTGTCAGTAGTGCCACAGCGGCTCTTCACTTAGCTTGTATCGCTGCGGGGTTAAAGGAGGGCGATCGCCTGTGGACATCGCCGATTACCTTTGTTGCCTCAGCCAATTGTGGCCGCTACTGTGGTGCCACCGTGGACTTTGTTGATATTGACCCCCAGACTTATAACCTGAGTGTCTCTGCCCTCGCAGACAAGCTAGAAATTGCTAAAAAACAAGGCACTCTCCCCAAGGTTGTCATTCCCATTCACCTTGCAGGACAATCCTGTGAGATGGCTGCTCTGGCCAAACTGGCTCAGACCTATGGCTTTACCCTGATTGAAGATGCCTCCCATGCCATTGGTGGTCAGTATCGTGGTCGCCCGATTGGCTGCTGTGAATTCTCAACAATGGCGGTTTTTAGCTTTCATCCCGTCAAAATCATCACCACAGGTGAGGGCGGTGCCATTCTCACCAATGATCCAGACCTCTACCAGCGCCTTGTCCGTTTGCGCAGCCACGGTATTACCCGTAATCCCCAACAAATGGTGAGTGACTCCCATGGCCCTTGGTACTATCAACAACTGGAACTGGGCTTTAACTACCGCATGACCGACCTCCAAGCGGCTCTTGGACTACAGCAACTGCAACGCCTCGATCAGTTTGTCGAACGGCGACGTTTTTTAGCCCAACGCTACGATCAATATCTTGCTGATTTACCCCTCACGCTCCCATTTCAGCATCCCGATACCCGCTCCAGTTGGCATCTGTACATCATTCGCCTAAAGCAAGACCAGATTCAAGCTTCCCATCGAGAGGTCTTTGAAGCCCTTCGTTCCCTTGGGATTGGGGTGAATCTCCACTACATTCCTGTGCATACCCAACCTTACTATCAACAATTGGGCTTTCAATGGGGAGACTTTGCCAACGCCGAAGCCTATTACCGTGAAGCGATGAGCTTACCCCTCTACTATGGACTGACTCTTGAGCAACAGGATCAGGTAATTCAGGCGCTCAAACAGGTCTTGGGTTAA
- the pseB gene encoding UDP-N-acetylglucosamine 4,6-dehydratase (inverting): MSQGLTKESGVLVTGGTGSFGRAFVKEVLRRFPDIRRLVIFSRDELKQFEMAQEFPYEKYPGIRYFIGDVRDRDRLRRALNKVDTVVHAAALKQVPAAEYNPIEFIRTNVMGAENVIQTCLDTDVKQVVALSTDKAAAPINLYGATKLCSDKLFIAANNFAGRELRFSVVRYGNVMGSRGSVIPFFLKKRCEGCLPITDPAMTRFNISLQEGVEMVLWALEHSWGGEILVPKIPSYRILDVAEAICPDCERAIVGIRPGEKIHEEMITTSDSYTTVDLGQYYAILPTQGRFTIEEYCTKTGATRVKPGFSYNSGINDRFLTVEELRTLIRKHVDPNFIPGKG, encoded by the coding sequence ATGTCTCAAGGACTAACGAAGGAGAGCGGTGTACTGGTTACGGGGGGTACAGGGTCGTTTGGTCGTGCCTTTGTCAAGGAGGTGTTGCGGCGGTTTCCTGATATTCGGCGTCTGGTCATTTTTAGCCGCGATGAGCTAAAGCAGTTTGAGATGGCTCAAGAGTTTCCCTATGAGAAGTATCCGGGCATCCGCTACTTCATAGGCGATGTCAGGGATCGCGATCGCCTGCGCCGTGCCCTCAATAAAGTGGATACCGTTGTTCATGCGGCTGCCCTCAAGCAAGTGCCTGCGGCGGAATACAACCCCATTGAGTTTATTCGCACCAATGTGATGGGGGCAGAAAATGTCATTCAAACTTGCCTCGATACCGATGTCAAACAGGTGGTTGCCCTCTCGACCGACAAGGCAGCTGCGCCTATCAACCTGTATGGTGCAACAAAGCTCTGTAGTGACAAGCTGTTCATTGCTGCCAATAACTTTGCGGGTCGTGAGCTGCGTTTTAGCGTGGTTCGCTACGGCAACGTCATGGGGTCGCGGGGGTCAGTCATTCCCTTTTTCCTAAAGAAACGCTGTGAGGGCTGCCTACCGATTACGGATCCAGCGATGACGCGGTTTAATATCTCCCTGCAAGAGGGGGTGGAAATGGTCCTATGGGCATTGGAGCACAGTTGGGGGGGGGAAATCCTTGTACCGAAAATTCCCTCCTATCGCATTCTCGATGTTGCAGAGGCGATTTGTCCTGACTGTGAGCGGGCGATCGTGGGTATTCGTCCAGGCGAGAAAATCCACGAAGAGATGATTACCACTTCAGATTCCTACACGACAGTTGATTTAGGTCAGTACTATGCCATTTTGCCTACTCAGGGACGCTTCACGATAGAGGAGTACTGTACCAAAACAGGGGCGACACGGGTCAAACCGGGCTTCAGCTATAATTCTGGCATCAACGATCGCTTCCTAACGGTGGAAGAACTACGCACCCTGATTCGCAAACACGTTGACCCCAACTTTATTCCAGGCAAGGGCTAA
- a CDS encoding phytanoyl-CoA dioxygenase family protein: protein MRLFSKIYLLKLPIDFLVLGIFFIYFLNYGQTPQRGYLLMRNLYVKTNGWLTQILAKIYKIYFRYSNVNKSLPKINHNIEIKLTKILDELRRDEFSVLEKTIELSKIEKIYHFSLNTLSENDRKLLRDNHHLGKKARIFYSVDTIFESEDIQSIIFDNDLLNLAYLYLEAPPVLDLVTMWWSVPSDNSCLSEEAQLFHFDYDRFKFLKFFFYLTDFSPVNGPHCYVKGSHIHKPRELFRDERFTDDLIRKYYSEDKIVEICGAQGTIIVADTIGFHKGKPLEKGSRLLLQIQFSLSKFGQSCKGVDESKILPQFYNYYQGNLIHYEPFFKTRSKYLR from the coding sequence ATGAGATTATTTTCAAAGATATACTTACTTAAATTACCAATTGACTTCCTTGTTTTAGGAATTTTTTTCATTTACTTCTTAAACTATGGTCAAACACCTCAAAGAGGTTACTTATTGATGAGAAATTTATACGTTAAAACAAATGGATGGCTTACACAAATACTGGCAAAAATTTATAAAATTTATTTTCGTTACTCCAATGTAAATAAATCTTTACCTAAAATTAATCATAATATAGAGATTAAGCTTACTAAAATTTTAGATGAGTTACGAAGAGACGAATTTTCCGTATTAGAAAAAACAATAGAACTTTCTAAGATTGAAAAAATCTATCATTTTTCACTTAATACTCTCTCTGAAAATGACAGAAAACTTTTAAGAGATAATCATCATCTTGGTAAAAAAGCTAGGATATTTTACTCGGTTGATACTATATTTGAGTCAGAAGATATACAATCTATCATTTTTGATAATGATCTCTTGAACTTAGCTTACTTGTACTTGGAAGCACCTCCTGTATTAGACTTAGTTACTATGTGGTGGTCTGTTCCATCTGATAACTCATGTCTATCAGAAGAAGCACAGCTATTTCACTTTGATTATGATAGATTTAAGTTTCTGAAGTTTTTCTTTTATTTAACTGATTTTAGTCCAGTGAATGGCCCACACTGCTATGTCAAAGGTTCCCATATTCACAAGCCAAGAGAACTTTTCAGAGATGAAAGATTTACTGATGACTTGATACGCAAATACTATTCTGAAGATAAAATAGTAGAAATTTGCGGAGCACAAGGAACAATTATAGTTGCTGATACAATTGGCTTTCACAAAGGAAAACCCTTAGAAAAAGGATCTCGTCTATTGTTGCAAATTCAATTTTCCTTAAGTAAATTTGGACAGAGTTGTAAAGGTGTTGATGAAAGCAAAATCTTGCCCCAGTTCTATAACTATTATCAAGGTAATTTAATACATTATGAACCATTCTTCAAGACAAGATCAAAATACTTAAGATAG
- a CDS encoding glycosyltransferase family 2 protein, with amino-acid sequence MEYELSKGVLFLIFNRPHTTQRVFEAIRQARPPRLYVAADGPRENQEGEAEKVAEVRRIATQVDWPCEVKTLFREKNLGCKVAVSSAISWFFEHEEQGIILEDDCLPHPDFFKFCEELLNYYADDSRVWVITGNNFQDGQVRGDSSYYFSKYNHCWGWASWRRAWEKYEVDISFWPDWKRSTDWRKKVPNSVERKYWKKVFDQVYLGKINTWDYQWTATVWYYGGLTAIPNVNLVSNIGFGADATHTTAVNDLHANLPVFPLGEIRHPKEVIVDVDADRYTFNGYCGSKYMRFLNALFKLLERVIKKFQNLIKRLGKV; translated from the coding sequence ATGGAATATGAGCTAAGTAAAGGAGTTCTTTTTCTCATCTTTAATCGACCTCACACGACCCAGCGAGTGTTTGAGGCTATTCGCCAAGCTCGACCACCAAGGCTATATGTAGCCGCTGACGGCCCTAGGGAAAATCAAGAAGGAGAAGCAGAAAAGGTTGCCGAAGTCAGAAGAATCGCAACCCAAGTAGATTGGCCTTGTGAGGTCAAAACTCTTTTCAGAGAGAAGAATTTAGGATGCAAGGTAGCTGTTAGTAGCGCCATCTCTTGGTTTTTTGAGCATGAGGAGCAGGGGATTATCCTAGAAGATGATTGCTTGCCTCATCCTGATTTCTTTAAGTTCTGTGAGGAGTTATTAAACTACTACGCTGATGATAGCCGTGTCTGGGTTATCACAGGAAACAACTTCCAAGATGGACAAGTTCGAGGAGATAGCTCGTATTATTTTTCTAAGTATAACCACTGTTGGGGGTGGGCTTCATGGCGGCGTGCTTGGGAAAAGTACGAAGTCGATATATCCTTCTGGCCGGATTGGAAGAGATCAACAGATTGGCGTAAAAAAGTACCTAATTCTGTTGAACGAAAGTACTGGAAGAAAGTTTTCGATCAGGTTTATCTCGGGAAGATTAACACTTGGGATTATCAATGGACGGCCACTGTCTGGTATTATGGTGGGCTAACAGCGATACCAAATGTCAATCTTGTAAGTAATATTGGCTTTGGTGCAGATGCTACCCACACAACGGCAGTAAATGATCTCCATGCTAACTTACCAGTTTTTCCGCTAGGTGAGATTAGACATCCAAAAGAGGTTATTGTTGATGTTGATGCTGATCGCTATACCTTTAATGGGTATTGCGGTAGTAAGTACATGCGTTTTCTTAATGCTTTATTTAAGCTACTTGAGAGGGTTATTAAAAAATTTCAAAATCTGATTAAACGTCTGGGGAAAGTCTAA
- a CDS encoding bifunctional 2-polyprenyl-6-hydroxyphenol methylase/3-demethylubiquinol 3-O-methyltransferase UbiG, translated as MNLSVPKSPLTSKSNTVNLRKLSAKKVCEEWSKVFGINVSDQLTKIETIYHWKCLETNFEWYTPAEAAGDGLLYQQLQKFPWYYMSDKWEFHAALDYIQPSEKVLEVGIGGGSFLQLARQKGIDIEGIEINPEAIKNARDLGFSIYPLSIDDFLNQYPHQKYDAICSFQVVEHIPEPILFLSKLIDTLKPGGKLILSVPNAEVLRKLDPYYENLLDQPPHHMSHWSKRVFCYLPKALPLEVIDLVEEPLQSYHVEWFVIGYFRALLKTKLRVPSLACRLIANYVTLSPINLLLKLGTRRLLPGHTLLAVLTKKAP; from the coding sequence ATGAATCTATCAGTTCCTAAGTCACCTTTAACAAGTAAATCAAATACAGTAAATCTTAGAAAATTATCTGCCAAGAAAGTCTGCGAGGAATGGAGTAAAGTATTTGGTATTAACGTGTCTGATCAGCTTACTAAAATTGAAACAATCTATCATTGGAAATGCCTAGAGACTAATTTTGAATGGTATACTCCTGCTGAAGCTGCTGGTGATGGCCTCCTTTACCAGCAATTACAAAAATTTCCATGGTACTACATGTCTGATAAATGGGAATTTCATGCTGCTTTAGACTATATTCAACCATCAGAAAAAGTTCTTGAAGTGGGTATTGGTGGAGGAAGTTTTCTCCAACTAGCAAGACAAAAAGGTATCGATATTGAAGGTATAGAGATTAATCCTGAGGCAATTAAAAATGCTCGAGATTTAGGTTTTTCAATTTATCCACTTTCAATCGATGATTTCCTAAACCAATATCCACATCAAAAGTACGATGCTATTTGTTCTTTTCAAGTGGTTGAACATATTCCTGAACCTATTTTATTCTTAAGCAAGCTAATTGATACCCTAAAGCCGGGCGGAAAGCTAATTCTATCTGTACCCAATGCCGAAGTTCTACGTAAGCTTGATCCATACTACGAAAATCTTCTTGATCAGCCCCCTCATCATATGTCCCACTGGTCTAAAAGAGTCTTTTGCTACTTACCTAAAGCTTTACCGCTGGAAGTTATTGACTTAGTAGAAGAACCGCTGCAAAGCTATCATGTAGAATGGTTTGTTATTGGCTATTTTAGAGCTTTACTCAAAACTAAACTTAGAGTGCCAAGTCTAGCATGTCGCTTGATTGCAAACTACGTAACCTTAAGTCCAATTAACCTTCTCCTGAAACTAGGTACGCGAAGACTGCTGCCTGGGCACACTTTGTTAGCCGTACTCACTAAAAAAGCACCATGA